In one Zobellia galactanivorans genomic region, the following are encoded:
- a CDS encoding AtpZ/AtpI family protein has translation MSGKTVNKKRGKGFLEQVDSKEKQMLHARNEEKRSEWRGFGTFGMVGWSVAVPTVLGAVLGLWLDKRYPQTFSWTLTLLLAGLFVGCALAWQWIDKENKSMHEHKNKKDE, from the coding sequence ATGAGTGGGAAAACCGTGAATAAGAAAAGGGGAAAGGGCTTTTTAGAACAAGTGGATAGTAAGGAAAAACAAATGTTACACGCCCGAAATGAAGAGAAAAGGAGTGAGTGGAGGGGCTTTGGCACTTTTGGGATGGTGGGGTGGTCCGTTGCCGTACCGACCGTATTGGGAGCTGTGTTAGGACTATGGTTGGACAAGAGATACCCACAGACTTTTTCATGGACGCTGACCTTGTTACTTGCCGGTCTGTTTGTCGGTTGTGCCCTTGCCTGGCAGTGGATAGACAAAGAGAATAAATCAATGCACGAACATAAAAATAAAAAAGATGAATGA
- a CDS encoding F0F1 ATP synthase subunit epsilon produces MELHILLPFKIFLKISGVRRIVVDTNAGSYGFLPHRLDCVAALVPGILIYETEDGQEHYVAVDEGILTKRDAYVGISVRNAIAGADLGKLRDAVEREFIDLDEKERDVRKAVAKLESEFIQGIKKLRQS; encoded by the coding sequence ATGGAGCTACATATTTTACTTCCGTTTAAGATATTCCTGAAAATTTCAGGGGTGCGGCGTATCGTAGTAGATACCAATGCCGGTTCCTACGGTTTTTTGCCCCATAGGCTCGATTGCGTTGCCGCGCTGGTTCCGGGAATATTGATATATGAGACGGAGGATGGACAAGAACACTATGTAGCGGTGGATGAAGGTATACTCACGAAAAGGGACGCCTATGTAGGGATATCGGTACGAAATGCCATTGCGGGGGCTGATCTAGGAAAATTAAGGGATGCCGTAGAGCGAGAATTTATCGATCTAGATGAAAAGGAAAGAGACGTGCGGAAGGCGGTGGCCAAACTGGAAAGTGAATTTATTCAAGGGATTAAAAAACTTCGTCAATCATGA
- the atpD gene encoding F0F1 ATP synthase subunit beta, with the protein MARDVNHNSTPIFGSVVAVQGSVVDIWFDSDLPSINTVIRTGPDNTIVVEVLSQLDEHRVRAIALTPTQGLARGMVAETDGGQLSVPVGKEIMGRMFDVFGNTIDHGEALSELPRKSVHQLPPPLSKRSTKSEIFETGIKAIDVMVPLQHGGNAGLFGGAGVGKTVLLTEMIHNMVGYHQGISMFCGIGERCREGHELYHDMKKADVLKDMVMMFGQMNEPPGARFRVGHAALTMAEYFRDDEHRDVLLLIDNVFRFIQAGMEVSGLMGQMPSRLGYQPTLGTELAKLEERIANTDTGAITSIQAVYVPADDLTDPAAVHTFSHLSASITLSRKRAGEGLFPAIDLLQSSSKMATPGVIGERHYHLLQQIKQTLAQYEELKDIIAMLGLEQLSVNDRAIVNRARRLERFFTQPFFTTEQFSGLKGKGVKLEEALDGCERILKDEFKDLPERAFYMVGTIDEAIEKAKKEQSKKESKAGTQNAATSDKEIAKA; encoded by the coding sequence ATGGCAAGGGATGTAAATCATAACAGTACCCCCATTTTCGGTAGCGTAGTTGCCGTACAGGGAAGTGTAGTGGACATTTGGTTCGATAGCGACTTGCCCTCGATCAATACTGTAATACGTACTGGGCCCGATAATACCATTGTTGTCGAGGTGTTATCACAACTAGATGAGCATAGGGTCAGGGCCATTGCCTTAACGCCTACACAGGGTTTGGCAAGAGGAATGGTAGCGGAAACCGATGGCGGACAGTTATCTGTTCCTGTAGGCAAAGAAATCATGGGACGTATGTTCGATGTCTTTGGCAATACTATCGACCACGGAGAAGCTTTATCGGAATTGCCTCGTAAAAGTGTACACCAATTGCCGCCACCCCTATCTAAACGCTCTACAAAATCTGAAATTTTTGAAACTGGAATAAAGGCTATCGATGTCATGGTGCCCTTACAACATGGTGGTAATGCCGGTTTGTTCGGTGGGGCAGGTGTTGGCAAAACGGTACTGTTGACCGAGATGATCCATAATATGGTGGGCTATCACCAGGGTATAAGTATGTTTTGCGGTATTGGTGAACGTTGCCGTGAAGGCCATGAACTGTACCATGATATGAAAAAGGCCGATGTACTGAAAGATATGGTGATGATGTTCGGGCAGATGAACGAGCCGCCCGGAGCGCGCTTTCGGGTAGGTCATGCCGCTTTGACCATGGCAGAATATTTTAGGGATGACGAACATCGTGATGTGCTTTTGCTTATCGATAACGTGTTTCGTTTTATTCAAGCGGGGATGGAAGTTTCCGGCCTTATGGGGCAAATGCCCTCAAGATTGGGCTATCAACCTACTTTGGGAACCGAACTTGCAAAATTGGAAGAGCGGATAGCCAATACCGATACTGGGGCCATTACCAGTATACAGGCCGTATATGTACCTGCGGACGACCTGACGGATCCCGCGGCGGTACATACCTTTTCCCACCTTTCGGCCTCGATCACTTTATCAAGGAAGAGAGCGGGCGAAGGACTTTTCCCTGCGATAGACCTATTGCAGTCAAGCTCCAAAATGGCAACTCCTGGGGTTATTGGGGAGCGACACTACCACCTTCTACAGCAAATAAAACAAACCTTGGCCCAATATGAGGAGCTAAAGGATATCATAGCCATGTTAGGTTTGGAACAACTCTCGGTAAATGACCGGGCTATTGTAAACCGGGCGAGGCGCTTAGAACGGTTTTTTACACAACCCTTCTTTACTACGGAACAGTTTAGCGGACTCAAAGGGAAAGGCGTAAAATTAGAAGAGGCCCTTGATGGTTGCGAACGTATTCTCAAAGATGAATTTAAAGATTTGCCAGAGCGTGCTTTCTATATGGTGGGCACCATAGACGAAGCTATCGAAAAGGCTAAAAAGGAACAAAGTAAAAAAGAAAGCAAAGCTGGGACACAAAACGCGGCTACTTCTGATAAAGAGATAGCAAAGGCATAG